A single region of the Drosophila takahashii strain IR98-3 E-12201 chromosome 2R, DtakHiC1v2, whole genome shotgun sequence genome encodes:
- the LOC108063398 gene encoding uncharacterized protein: MPVAVRLVETLTLITIMGLITCIGLSVILAQKTLSMTITFLEPAANIANMVLVLTEKVLVSSLLCVLGLTNIVGNALQGAGIA, from the exons ATGCCGGTGGCCGTGCGTCTTGTGGAGACCCTGACCCTGATCACCATAATGGGACTAATCACCTGCATCGGCCTCAGCGTGATCCTGGCCCAAAAAACACTCAGTATGACCATTACGTTTTTGGAG CCCGCAGCGAATATTGCCAATATGGTTTTAGTTTTGACTGAGAAAGTACTGGTGTCTTCACTGCTCTGCGTTTTGGGTCTCACGAATATTGTGGGAAATGCCCTCCAAGGAGCTGGAATCGCCTGA
- the LOC138912228 gene encoding neprilysin-1-like, translating to MFSLTLADEQNVMKDCKSDLSCHANRMKSFMNVSADPCDNFHEYACGNRDQLNLFRYSRWNFLGDSAYILDDIARELLDRMDLAESLNVSRELRIAQRFYNTCLGADLHPFPAADPNYLNLIRSIGGFPAVDGAAWNASNFNWVNMSAHLSNYGARGLIHEEILSSTRKKPYLSLAELGFDYIGQAENSKQKNSTREIEFPK from the exons ATGTTTTCCCTGACCTTGGCAGACGAACAGAATGTGATGAAGGATTGCAAAAGTGATCTGAGCTGCCATGCGAATCGCATGAAGTCCTTCATGAATGTCAGTGCAGACCCCTGTGACAATTTCCATGAGTACGCCTGCGGTAACCGAGATCAACTGAACCTATTCCGATACTCCCGATGGAACTTTTTGGGCGACTCAGCCTACATATTAGATGACATCGCGAGGGAACTGTTGGACAGGATGGATCTGGCGGAGTCACTCAATGTGTCCAGGGAACTAAGGATTGCCCAGCGATTCTACAACACCTGCCTGGGGGCTGATCTCCATCCGTTCCCTGCTGCGGATCCCAACTATCTAAATCTCATTCGGTCGATCGGAGGCTTTCCCGCCGTGGATGGTGCCGCCTGGAATGCCTCCAACTTCAACTGGGTCAACATGAGTGCCCATCTGTCCAATTACGGGGCAAGGGGTCTCATTCACGAGGaaatattatcttctactcgcAAAAAACCGTACTTAAGTCTGGCTGAACTGGGATTTGACTACATTGGTCAGGCGGAAAATTCGAAACAAAAGAACTCTACCCGC GAAATCGAATTTCCCAAGTGA
- the LOC108063379 gene encoding neprilysin-1-like — translation MDGHYLYNSEKFDFTSYFKIAWNLDEEERSSDSDFKKMDEVCGRHPEAVANYLAMQLLYAFDANLQDIKYQKDYCAATMRSSMWPLFKKLFLAENFSEKERTEVSEIVQEVRSSWRMLLERMDFLNKETRREALGRESILETNIHPNEYTLLTDRLVQEILNVEVVDGNFAVTSMNLMRLKVDIQRFSTRHSLDQSSGIRTQEGAFQLNSKLTIFAGGLHPPAYHRSLPDSLKYGTLGYIIGQLLTSSLVDSDDFEMLYSLHKECLAKPFSKHLKPKYVRLFYLFIGHGGLRQAFEAYRSHRKQLLEDPERNVTSEEMPGLDLSPEQLFFLGFAQMYCPSDPNWAQQKHLVLSALSNSQDFHQAFNCPVGSRMRPSKFNCYIWY, via the exons ATGGATGGACATTATTTGTATAACTCtgaaaaattcgattttaCTAGCTACTTCAAGATAGCATGGAACCTGGACGAGGAGGAAAGGTCGAGCGATAGCGACTTCAAAAAAATGGACGAAGTTTGTGGCCGGCATCCTGAGGCTGTGGCCAATTATCTGGCCATGCAGTTGCTCTACGCCTTCGATGCCAATCTTCAGGATATCAAGTACCAAAAGGATTATTGTGCTGCAACGATGAGATCCTCCATGTGGCCCCTGTTCAAGAAACTCTTTTTGGCA GAGAACTTTTCTGAGAAAGAAAGGACGGAAGTGTCAGAAATTGTGCAGGAGGTTCGAAGTAGCTGGCGAATGTTACTAGAGAGAatggattttttaaacaagGAGACAAGAAGAGAGGCACTGGGCCGGGAATCCATCTTGGAGACAAACATCCACCCAAACGAATACACCCTACTTACCGATCGATTGGTTCAGGAAATTCTCAACGTGGAAGTAGTCGACGGTAATTTCGCTGTAACCAGTATGAATTTGATGCGTCTCAAGGTTGACATACAGCGATTCAGCACCCGCCACTCTTTAGACCAATCTAGCGGCATTAGAACTCAGGAGGGGGCCTTTCAATTGAATAGTAAACTTACCATCTTTGCCGGCGGCCTTCATCCACCTGCTTACCACCGCTCTTTGCCGGATTCCCTGAAATACGGCACCTTGGGTTACATTATTGGCCAGCTACTCACCAGTTCCCTTGTTGATAGCGATGATTTCGAAATGCTATATTCGTTGCATAAAGAGTGCCTAGCAAAACCCTTTAGTAAGCACCTCAAACCGAAGTATGTTCGCCTGTTTTACTTGTTTATCGGCCACGGCGGATTGAGACAGGCATTTGAGGCCTATCGCAGCCATAGAAAGCAGCTTCTGGAGGATCCTGAACGGAATGTGACCAGCGAGGAGATGCCGGGACTCGACCTCTCACCCGAACAGCTCTTCTTTTTGGGATTCGCTCAGATGTATTGTCCCAGTGATCCCAATTGGGCTCAACAGAAGCACCTGGTTTTGAGTGCCCTCTCCAACAGCCAGGACTTCCACCAGGCCTTCAACTGTCCCGTGGGCAGTAGAATGCGTCCTTCGAAATTCAATTGCTACATTTGGTACTAA
- the LOC138912274 gene encoding neprilysin-4-like, translating into MDLAESLNVSRELRVAQRFYNACLEADLHPFPAADPHYLKLIRSIGGFPAVDGAAWNSSNFSWFNMSAHLTNYGAQGLYDEMLPTLRGDTVGLVVNDLGFDATVKLDNMKKNSSRAYKRNERRMRGYLRSFNLTEDRITEVIDGVFAFWREALVAIKSEDWDSEFDITNYYKIAWNKEEEQWSYGSAFVELDKICARHPEAVANYLAMQLLYAFDANLKDVKDQRDYCTTKMRTSMWPLFKKLHLAENLSEEKRLGVLEIAQAIWNNWRKIVEEVDWLDSEARKDALLQVSRNPEFQFGTPADTSLTDQKIPEILRLEVVDDNYAATNMNLFRLKVDIERFRTRHSVEEGFMISQREMIMDFRENNTNHNLIAAFHGSFLEPPYYHRSWPHSLKFGTLGFEAGQYFTTVVT; encoded by the exons ATGGATCTGGCGGAGTCACTGAATGTGTCCAGGGAACTGAGAGTGGCTCAACGATTTTACAACGCCTGCCTGGAGGCCGATCTCCATCCGTTTCCTGCCGCCGATCCGCATTACCTAAAACTAATTCGATCGATCGGAGGCTTTCCCGCCGTTGATGGTGCAGCCTGGAATTCTTCCAACTTCAGCTGGTTCAACATGAGCGCCCATCTCACCAATTACGGGGCACAGGGTCTGTACGATGAGATGCTACCAACTTTAAGGGGGGATACAGTGGGCTTGGTTGTGAATGATTTGGGGTTTGATGCCACCGTTAAGTTGGACAACATGAAAAAAAACTCATCCCGGGCCTACAAACGCAACGAGCGGCGCATGCGCGGATACTTAAGATCCTTTAACCTCACAGAGGATAGAATTACAGAAGTGATAGACGGCGTTTTTGCCTTCTGGCGAGAGGCACTAGTGGCGATTAAAAGTGAAGATTGGGACAGCGAATTTGATATTACTAATTACTACAAGATCGCTTGGAataaggaggaggagcaaTGGTCATATGGTTCCGCTTTTGTGGAATTAGACAAAATTTGTGCCCGACATCCTGAGGCTGTGGCCAATTATCTAGCCATGCAGCTGCTCTACGCATTCGACGCCAATCTGAAGGATGTCAAGGACCAAAGGGATTATTGCACTACCAAGATGAGAACATCCATGTGGCCCCTGTTCAAGAAACTCCATTTGGCG GAGAACTTATCTGAGGAAAAAAGGTTGGGAGTGCTTGAAATTGCGCAGGCAATCTGGAATAACTGGCGAAAGATAGTTGAGGAAGTGGATTGGCTGGACTCGGAAGCGCGAAAGGATGCACTGCTGCAGGTATCCAGGAATCCAGAGTTTCAATTCGGCACACCTGCGGACACCTCTCTTACAGACCAAAAAATCCCGGAGATTCTTCGCCTGGAAGTAGTCGACGATAATTACGCTGCAACCAATATGAATCTGTTCCGACTTAAAGTCGACATAGAGCGATTCCGCACCCGCCACTCTGTGGAAGAAGGTTTCATGATTAGTCAACGTGAGATGATTATGGATTTTCgtgaaaataatacaaatcatAATTTGATCGCTGCATTCCATGGCAGTTTCCTTGAACCACCTTATTACCACCGTTCATGGCCGCATTCCCTGAAATTCGGCACCTTGGGTTTCGAGGCCGGCCAGTATTTCACCACTGTCGTTACCTAA
- the LOC138912229 gene encoding neprilysin-2-like: MGSVWCSISSVGLLINFLLLVFPLTLAEEPKVIRDCKSDLTCHADRMKSFMNFSADPCDNFYEYACGNHGQHKLYQYSRMNYFGDSAYILDDMARELLDRMDLAESLNVSRELRIAQRFYNTCLEADLHPFSAADPNYLNLIRSIGGFPAVDGAAWNAS; the protein is encoded by the coding sequence ATGGGATCAGTGTGGTGTTCGATTAGTTCGGTCGGATTACTGATTAACTTCCTCTTACTTGTTTTTCCACTGACCTTGGCGGAAGAACCGAAAGTGATAAGGGATTGCAAAAGTGATCTGACTTGCCATGCGGATCGCATGAAGTCCTTCATGAACTTCAGTGCAGACCCCTGTGATAATTTCTATGAGTACGCCTGCGGAAACCATGGACAGCACAAACTATACCAATATTCCCGAATGAACTATTTTGGGGACTCAGCCTACATATTAGATGACATGGCGAGGGAACTGTTGGACAGGATGGATCTGGCGGAGTCACTCAATGTGTCCAGGGAACTAAGGATTGCCCAACGATTCTACAACACCTGCCTGGAGGCTGATCTCCATCCGTTCTCTGCTGCCGATCCGAATTACCTAAATCTCATTCGGTCGATCGGAGGCTTTCCAGCCGTGGATGGTGCCGCCTGGAATGCCTCCTAA